The following proteins are co-located in the Triticum aestivum cultivar Chinese Spring chromosome 1A, IWGSC CS RefSeq v2.1, whole genome shotgun sequence genome:
- the LOC123183262 gene encoding uncharacterized protein isoform X3: MAATALRIGGRAVRPSLAAAAAQQNHPTTFRLFHSTVKEELYRMMSENRDKIGNQKGLIKHLSSHVEPKPEDPVWRFYRRAKWYHLVMMYSPAFLYGYMSMLDVPDGKKEMTPAEKDDFNKRMAALMPNVEL, from the exons ATGGCGGCGACCGCGCTCCGGATCGGCGGCCGCGCCGTCCGGCCATcgctggccgcggcggcggcgcagcagaACCATCCCACCACCTTTCGGCTCTTTCACAGCACG GTCAAAGAGGAGCTCTACCGCATGATGTCCGAAAACAGGGACAAGATAGGAAATCAGAAGGGCCTGATCAAGCACCTCTCATCCCATGTGGAGCCTAAACCCGAGGACCCCGTCTG GCGCTTCTATCGTAGGGCAAAGTGGTACCATTTAGTCATGATGTATAGCCCAGCATTCCTTTATGGCTACATGTCTATGTTGGATGTGCCTGATGGGAAGAAGGAGATGACACCAGCTGAGAAGGATGATTTTAACAAGAGGATGGCCGCGTTGATGCCCAATGTGGAACTTTGA
- the LOC123183262 gene encoding uncharacterized protein isoform X2, with translation MAATALRIGGRAVRPSLAAAAAQQNHPTTFRLFHSTAAATHSAEILQVKEELYRMMSENRDKIGNQKGLIKHLSSHVEPKPEDPVWRFYRRAKWYHLVMMYSPAFLYGYMSMLDVPDGKKEMTPAEKDDFNKRMAALMPNVEL, from the exons ATGGCGGCGACCGCGCTCCGGATCGGCGGCCGCGCCGTCCGGCCATcgctggccgcggcggcggcgcagcagaACCATCCCACCACCTTTCGGCTCTTTCACAGCACG GCGGCTGCAACTCATTCGGCTGAGATCCTGCAGGTCAAAGAGGAGCTCTACCGCATGATGTCCGAAAACAGGGACAAGATAGGAAATCAGAAGGGCCTGATCAAGCACCTCTCATCCCATGTGGAGCCTAAACCCGAGGACCCCGTCTG GCGCTTCTATCGTAGGGCAAAGTGGTACCATTTAGTCATGATGTATAGCCCAGCATTCCTTTATGGCTACATGTCTATGTTGGATGTGCCTGATGGGAAGAAGGAGATGACACCAGCTGAGAAGGATGATTTTAACAAGAGGATGGCCGCGTTGATGCCCAATGTGGAACTTTGA
- the LOC123183262 gene encoding uncharacterized protein isoform X1: MAATALRIGGRAVRPSLAAAAAQQNHPTTFRLFHSTKAAATHSAEILQVKEELYRMMSENRDKIGNQKGLIKHLSSHVEPKPEDPVWRFYRRAKWYHLVMMYSPAFLYGYMSMLDVPDGKKEMTPAEKDDFNKRMAALMPNVEL; encoded by the exons ATGGCGGCGACCGCGCTCCGGATCGGCGGCCGCGCCGTCCGGCCATcgctggccgcggcggcggcgcagcagaACCATCCCACCACCTTTCGGCTCTTTCACAGCACG AAGGCGGCTGCAACTCATTCGGCTGAGATCCTGCAGGTCAAAGAGGAGCTCTACCGCATGATGTCCGAAAACAGGGACAAGATAGGAAATCAGAAGGGCCTGATCAAGCACCTCTCATCCCATGTGGAGCCTAAACCCGAGGACCCCGTCTG GCGCTTCTATCGTAGGGCAAAGTGGTACCATTTAGTCATGATGTATAGCCCAGCATTCCTTTATGGCTACATGTCTATGTTGGATGTGCCTGATGGGAAGAAGGAGATGACACCAGCTGAGAAGGATGATTTTAACAAGAGGATGGCCGCGTTGATGCCCAATGTGGAACTTTGA